One stretch of Streptomyces sp. R21 DNA includes these proteins:
- a CDS encoding DoxX family protein, producing the protein MTGRLNSAQPYAVGLFRIVVGLLFTVHGAASLFGVLGGAAGTDGGTIASGTWPGWYAAVIQLVAGSLVLLGLGTRGAAFIASGSMAFAYFHVHQSAALWPIQNGGELAVLFCWSFLLLVFTGSGALGLDRLFATRSESATAEKRASEPVAV; encoded by the coding sequence ATGACCGGACGCCTCAACAGCGCCCAGCCCTACGCCGTCGGCCTGTTCCGCATCGTCGTCGGCCTGCTCTTCACCGTGCACGGCGCCGCCTCGCTCTTCGGCGTCCTCGGCGGTGCCGCCGGCACCGACGGCGGCACCATCGCCTCCGGCACCTGGCCCGGCTGGTACGCCGCCGTCATCCAGCTCGTCGCCGGTTCGCTCGTCCTGCTCGGCCTCGGCACCCGCGGCGCCGCGTTCATCGCCTCGGGCTCGATGGCGTTCGCGTACTTCCACGTGCACCAGTCCGCCGCCCTGTGGCCGATCCAGAACGGCGGCGAGCTGGCGGTCCTGTTCTGCTGGTCCTTCCTGCTGCTGGTCTTCACCGGCTCCGGCGCGCTCGGCCTCGACCGGCTGTTCGCGACCCGGTCGGAGTCGGCCACCGCGGAGAAGCGGGCCTCGGAGCCTGTCGCGGTCTGA
- a CDS encoding ketopantoate reductase family protein yields MANDRLTVAVLGPGGVGGLLAGLLARAGHRVICLAGSDTARTLRSDGIRVRSGQFGDFTVPVEAAEELREPVDVCVVAVKATALDAALERVPAKVLGDDAVVVPFLNGVEHPAALRERYGSARVAPAVIRVESTRLAPGVIEHGSPFLEVDLTGETVSRGRLDALAGALEWAGVRVRVQDDEAAALWAKMSFLAPFALLTTRYGVPLGDVRTHHRDELTALVEETAAVSRAAGAPADPATALQRYDAFPPQTRSSMQRDAEADRPLELDAIGGALLRAADRYGVRVPVAARVVGELG; encoded by the coding sequence ATGGCGAACGACCGGCTGACGGTGGCGGTACTGGGTCCAGGAGGCGTCGGCGGGCTGCTCGCCGGGCTGTTGGCCCGTGCCGGACACCGGGTGATCTGTCTGGCGGGCAGCGACACGGCGCGGACGCTGCGCTCGGACGGAATCCGGGTGCGCAGTGGGCAGTTCGGTGATTTCACCGTGCCGGTCGAGGCGGCGGAGGAACTGCGCGAGCCGGTCGATGTGTGCGTCGTCGCGGTGAAGGCCACGGCGCTGGACGCGGCGCTGGAGCGGGTGCCGGCGAAGGTGCTGGGGGACGACGCGGTGGTCGTGCCGTTCCTGAACGGGGTCGAGCACCCGGCCGCCCTGCGTGAGCGCTACGGCTCGGCACGAGTGGCCCCCGCGGTGATCCGCGTCGAGTCGACTCGGCTGGCACCGGGGGTGATCGAGCACGGCAGCCCGTTCCTGGAGGTCGACCTGACCGGCGAGACGGTCTCGCGGGGGCGGTTGGACGCGCTCGCCGGGGCGCTGGAGTGGGCCGGGGTGCGGGTGCGCGTCCAGGACGACGAGGCGGCGGCGCTGTGGGCGAAGATGTCGTTCCTGGCGCCGTTCGCCCTGCTCACCACGCGGTACGGGGTGCCGCTCGGTGACGTCCGCACGCACCATCGCGACGAGTTGACCGCCCTGGTCGAGGAGACCGCCGCCGTCAGCCGCGCCGCCGGCGCACCGGCCGACCCCGCCACCGCCCTCCAGCGCTACGACGCCTTCCCGCCACAGACCAGGTCCTCCATGCAACGCGACGCCGAGGCCGACCGCCCGCTGGAACTGGACGCCATCGGGGGAGCCCTCCTTCGCGCCGCCGACCGATACGGGGTGCGTGTTCCGGTGGCGGCGCGGGTGGTGGGTGAGCTGGGGTAG
- a CDS encoding MBL fold metallo-hydrolase: MTTVEILYIGGPTAVLELGGVRLLTDPTFDAPGEYPVGARKLVKTAGPALAAPEVGTVDAVLLSHDQHPDNLDASGRTYLQGAPVALSTASAYDRIGAPVRAVPSWSHVELPRPDGGSLRVTAVPAQHGPDGSEPIVGEVTGFVLSGDGLPKVYVSGDNASLDVVRAIAERQGPFDVAVLFAGAARTPLVPDAPLTLTSEAAAEAALILGARHVVPLHFEHWGHFTEDGAALTKAFAGAGLSERLHLLEPGGSVRLP; this comes from the coding sequence ATGACCACTGTGGAGATCCTTTACATCGGCGGCCCGACGGCCGTGCTCGAACTCGGCGGCGTACGGCTGCTGACCGACCCGACGTTCGACGCGCCCGGCGAATACCCCGTCGGCGCGCGGAAGCTGGTGAAGACCGCCGGGCCGGCCCTCGCGGCGCCGGAGGTCGGCACGGTCGACGCGGTCCTGCTCTCCCACGACCAGCACCCGGACAACCTCGACGCGTCCGGGCGTACCTATCTCCAGGGCGCCCCTGTCGCTCTCTCCACCGCGTCGGCGTACGACCGCATCGGCGCGCCCGTGCGAGCGGTGCCCTCCTGGTCGCATGTCGAACTGCCCCGCCCGGACGGCGGTTCGCTGCGCGTCACCGCCGTGCCGGCGCAGCACGGGCCCGACGGCTCGGAGCCGATCGTGGGCGAGGTCACCGGCTTCGTCCTGTCCGGCGACGGCCTGCCGAAGGTGTACGTCAGCGGGGACAACGCCTCCCTCGACGTCGTCCGCGCCATCGCCGAGCGGCAGGGTCCGTTCGACGTGGCCGTGCTGTTCGCGGGCGCCGCCCGTACCCCGCTCGTGCCGGACGCTCCGCTGACCCTGACCAGCGAGGCCGCCGCCGAAGCCGCCCTGATCCTCGGCGCGCGGCATGTCGTACCGCTCCACTTCGAGCACTGGGGGCACTTCACCGAGGACGGGGCGGCGCTGACGAAGGCCTTCGCCGGGGCGGGGCTCTCGGAGCGGCTGCATCTGCTGGAGCCGGGGGGTTCGGTGCGGCTGCCGTAG
- a CDS encoding zinc ribbon domain-containing protein, with the protein MPRYEYRCRTCGDTFEKSRPMAESAAPASCPAGHDDTVKLLSTVAVGGSASAPAPAPRAGGGGGCCGGGCCG; encoded by the coding sequence ATGCCTCGCTACGAATACCGGTGCCGTACCTGCGGCGACACCTTCGAGAAGAGCCGCCCGATGGCGGAGTCCGCCGCGCCCGCCTCCTGCCCCGCCGGTCACGACGACACGGTGAAGCTCCTGTCGACGGTCGCCGTGGGCGGCTCGGCCTCGGCCCCCGCACCGGCGCCCCGCGCAGGCGGAGGCGGCGGTTGCTGCGGCGGGGGCTGCTGCGGCTGA
- a CDS encoding DUF4097 family beta strand repeat-containing protein: MGGRGRVGVVAGGVVVAALGLSACGASAGDDKEPEHRAFALHGRTLTVDSDDSALELVVADSDTAKGKVEVTRWFDGHVVVGGDPKVTWAMKDDRLTLRMKCSGMVADCSAKHRIVVPRGVAVTVRDGDGRVTADGFKEALRIRTSDGSVRVTGSSGPLELNSADGSVSALRIGSRQVHASTQDGSVRLELAVVPDLVESRSQDGSVTIGLPARAGTAYRVTTKTGDGSVDVSVPRDKGSSHVVSARTSDGKVTVRTVN; encoded by the coding sequence CTGGGCGGGCGTGGGCGCGTCGGCGTCGTCGCCGGGGGTGTGGTCGTCGCGGCGCTGGGGCTCTCGGCGTGCGGGGCCAGTGCAGGGGACGACAAGGAGCCGGAGCATCGGGCCTTCGCGCTGCACGGGCGGACGCTCACCGTCGACTCGGACGACTCCGCGCTGGAGCTCGTGGTCGCGGACTCCGACACGGCGAAGGGCAAGGTCGAGGTCACCCGGTGGTTCGACGGGCACGTCGTCGTCGGTGGGGATCCCAAGGTGACCTGGGCGATGAAGGACGATCGGCTCACGCTGCGGATGAAGTGCTCGGGGATGGTCGCCGACTGCTCGGCCAAGCACCGGATCGTGGTGCCGCGCGGAGTCGCCGTCACCGTGCGCGACGGGGACGGACGGGTGACGGCGGACGGGTTCAAGGAGGCGCTGAGGATTCGTACGTCGGACGGTTCCGTGCGGGTCACCGGCTCCTCGGGGCCGCTGGAGCTGAACAGCGCCGACGGTTCCGTCAGCGCGCTCCGGATCGGCTCGCGCCAGGTGCACGCGAGCACCCAGGACGGCTCGGTGCGGCTCGAACTCGCCGTCGTACCGGACCTGGTGGAGTCCCGCAGCCAGGACGGATCCGTCACCATCGGGCTGCCCGCCAGGGCCGGTACGGCGTACCGCGTCACCACCAAGACCGGCGACGGGTCCGTGGATGTGTCGGTGCCCCGTGACAAGGGCAGCTCTCATGTGGTTTCCGCACGTACCAGCGACGGAAAGGTCACGGTGCGCACGGTGAACTGA
- a CDS encoding DedA family protein, translating into MLESVGLLTGSPWIYAAVAVSVLLDVFLPVLPSGVLVITAATAAAAGTAGGAVPHEVPDILALTLSAATASVLGDLVAYRLAWRGGARLDRAIARSRRLTRAQERLGAVLARGGGAGGALVVIARFAPAGRSVVSLGAGAAHRRVGEFLPWSILAGLCWAVYSVALGYFGGQWLGATWLATGVSLVALFGAGVGAAFLIRRPGMQESGSGA; encoded by the coding sequence GTGCTTGAGAGTGTGGGGTTGCTGACCGGCAGCCCATGGATCTACGCGGCGGTGGCCGTGTCCGTCCTTCTCGATGTCTTTCTGCCGGTGCTGCCGAGCGGCGTGCTGGTCATCACCGCCGCCACGGCCGCGGCGGCGGGCACCGCCGGCGGTGCGGTGCCGCACGAAGTACCCGACATCCTCGCGCTCACCCTCTCCGCCGCCACCGCGTCGGTGCTCGGCGACCTGGTGGCGTACCGGCTCGCCTGGCGCGGCGGTGCCCGCCTGGACCGGGCCATCGCCCGCTCCCGCCGGCTGACCCGCGCGCAGGAACGTCTCGGCGCGGTCCTCGCCCGCGGTGGCGGTGCGGGTGGCGCGCTGGTCGTCATCGCCCGCTTCGCTCCGGCCGGCCGCTCGGTCGTCTCCCTCGGCGCGGGCGCCGCCCACCGCCGGGTCGGCGAGTTCCTGCCCTGGTCCATCCTGGCGGGCCTGTGCTGGGCCGTGTACAGCGTCGCCCTCGGTTACTTCGGCGGCCAGTGGCTCGGCGCGACCTGGCTCGCCACCGGGGTGTCGCTGGTGGCGCTCTTCGGGGCGGGGGTGGGGGCCGCGTTCCTGATTCGGCGTCCGGGGATGCAGGAGTCGGGGAGCGGGGCCTGA
- a CDS encoding HAD family hydrolase, whose amino-acid sequence MSPVLVASDLDRTLIYSAAALSLTMPDARAPRLLCVEVHESRPLSYMTETAAGLLGDLGDAAVFVPTTTRTRKQYQRINLPGPAPKYAICANGGHLLVDGVTDAGWHAQVTARLASECAPLDEVREHLAATADPLWVRKHRMAEDLFAYLVVERELLPEEWVKELAVWAENRGWTVSLQGRKIYAVPKPLTKSAAMREVARRTGATLTLAAGDSLLDADLLLAADRGWRPGHGELAEADWTAPAITALPERGVAAGERILREFLRETREARGA is encoded by the coding sequence ATGTCCCCGGTGCTCGTCGCGAGCGACCTCGACCGCACGCTCATCTACTCCGCCGCAGCTCTCTCGCTGACCATGCCCGACGCGCGGGCGCCCCGGCTGCTCTGCGTCGAGGTGCACGAGAGCAGGCCCCTGTCGTACATGACCGAGACGGCCGCCGGACTGCTCGGCGACCTCGGTGACGCGGCCGTCTTCGTGCCGACCACCACCCGCACCCGCAAGCAGTACCAGCGCATCAACCTGCCGGGCCCCGCCCCGAAGTACGCGATCTGCGCCAACGGCGGACACCTCCTCGTCGACGGGGTGACCGATGCCGGGTGGCACGCGCAGGTCACCGCCCGGCTGGCCAGCGAGTGCGCGCCGCTGGACGAGGTCCGCGAGCACCTGGCCGCCACCGCCGACCCGCTCTGGGTCCGCAAGCACCGCATGGCCGAGGACCTCTTCGCCTATCTCGTCGTCGAGCGCGAACTGCTCCCCGAGGAGTGGGTGAAGGAACTCGCCGTCTGGGCGGAGAACCGCGGCTGGACGGTGTCGCTCCAGGGCCGCAAGATCTACGCCGTACCGAAGCCGCTCACCAAGAGCGCGGCCATGCGCGAGGTCGCGCGCCGCACCGGCGCCACCCTCACCCTCGCCGCCGGGGACTCCCTCCTCGACGCCGACCTGCTCCTGGCCGCCGACCGCGGCTGGCGCCCCGGCCACGGCGAACTGGCCGAGGCCGACTGGACGGCACCCGCCATCACCGCGCTTCCGGAGCGCGGCGTCGCGGCGGGGGAGCGGATCCTGCGGGAGTTCCTGCGGGAGACGCGGGAGGCACGGGGGGCGTAG
- a CDS encoding DUF2277 domain-containing protein, translating to MCRSIKTLRPPVLPEEATEEEIRAAALQYVRKVSGFRAPAAHNREVFDRAVEAIAAATAELLDGLEVRGATQHAG from the coding sequence ATGTGCCGCAGCATCAAGACACTCCGTCCGCCTGTGCTCCCCGAAGAGGCCACCGAGGAGGAGATCCGCGCCGCCGCCCTGCAGTACGTCCGCAAGGTCTCCGGCTTCCGGGCCCCGGCCGCCCACAACCGAGAGGTCTTCGACCGCGCGGTCGAGGCGATCGCCGCGGCGACGGCCGAACTACTGGACGGCCTCGAGGTCCGAGGCGCGACGCAGCACGCCGGGTAA
- a CDS encoding phosphoribosyltransferase encodes MNNVVWSGSWVAERLGVELVGDEKLSGLLGLALRRNPKRAHLLVSNVLGKHVPQSPTVVYGHGFALGRRVRELLGTDEAGRSVVLGYAETATGLGHAVADGLGLTPYLHSTRRPVEGVARAGGFEESHSHATSHLLLPENPDLLAGPGPLVLVDDEFSTGNTVLNTIRALHERYPRERYVVVALVDMRSAADLGRLTEFADEIGARVDLVSGASGTVKLPDGVLEKGQALVAEYETATAAAPARPLPDRAVRVELGWPRGVPDGGRHGFTPEHRTRLDRALPAMAARLAEALPDDARRVLVLGFEELMYAPLRLARELEQVVAAEVRYSTTTRSPVLAVDDPGYAIRSRIVFPAHDDPDDGPGERYAYNVAGAGFDAVVAVVDSAADTPRLHAPDGLLAQLSAHTGHVLLAVVPSYVPPAPSPERPTMLPEPLRGPAFSSYAPDEVGWLLQDLSDATLEAPTEEREEAIQSGGAHYAESLPVEYQPSEQYQALFHAALEVSAARMARAVGAVTELVLAERSPRPVLVSLARAGTPVGVLMRRWAQHRHDLDLPHYAVSIVRGRGIDANALRWLAAHHDPADVVFVDGWTGKGAITRELTEAIREFEDSDGITGFDPEIAVLADPGSCVRTYGTREDFLIPSACLNSTVSGLISRTVLRADLVGPNDFHGAKFYRELAGSDVSVDFLDAVTAHFADVTDAVDAEVKELLSADRAPTWEGWAAVERISEEYGIHDVNLVKPGVGETTRVLLRRVPWKILAKAGAGADLDHVRLLAEQRGVPVEEVAELPYTCVGLIHPQYTRGATGADGKAVTV; translated from the coding sequence ATGAACAACGTGGTCTGGTCCGGGAGTTGGGTCGCCGAACGGCTCGGTGTCGAACTCGTCGGCGACGAGAAGCTGAGCGGCCTGCTGGGGCTCGCGCTGCGGCGCAACCCCAAGCGGGCGCACCTGCTCGTCTCCAACGTCCTCGGCAAGCATGTGCCGCAGTCGCCCACCGTCGTCTACGGCCACGGGTTCGCGCTCGGCAGACGCGTGCGCGAGCTGCTGGGCACCGACGAGGCCGGGCGTTCCGTCGTCCTCGGGTACGCCGAGACGGCCACCGGGCTCGGCCACGCGGTCGCCGACGGACTGGGGCTCACGCCCTATCTGCACTCCACCCGGCGCCCCGTCGAGGGTGTCGCGCGGGCGGGCGGCTTCGAGGAGTCCCACTCGCACGCGACCTCGCATCTGCTGCTCCCCGAGAACCCGGACCTGCTGGCGGGCCCCGGCCCCCTCGTCCTGGTGGACGACGAGTTCTCCACCGGCAACACCGTGCTCAACACGATCCGCGCGCTGCACGAGCGCTACCCGCGTGAGCGGTACGTCGTCGTCGCTTTGGTCGACATGCGCTCCGCCGCCGACCTCGGGCGCCTCACGGAGTTCGCCGACGAGATAGGCGCGCGCGTGGACCTGGTGTCCGGGGCCTCGGGCACGGTCAAGCTGCCCGACGGCGTGCTGGAGAAGGGGCAGGCACTGGTCGCCGAGTACGAGACCGCCACGGCCGCCGCTCCCGCCCGGCCGCTGCCGGACCGGGCCGTCCGTGTCGAGCTCGGCTGGCCGCGCGGGGTGCCCGACGGCGGCCGCCACGGCTTCACCCCCGAGCACCGCACCCGCCTCGACCGGGCGCTGCCCGCCATGGCCGCGCGGCTCGCCGAGGCACTGCCCGACGACGCCCGGCGCGTGCTCGTCCTCGGCTTCGAGGAGCTGATGTACGCCCCGCTGCGGCTGGCCCGCGAACTGGAGCAGGTCGTCGCCGCCGAGGTGCGCTACTCCACGACCACCCGCTCACCGGTGCTCGCCGTCGACGACCCCGGCTACGCGATACGCAGCCGAATAGTTTTCCCGGCCCACGACGACCCCGACGACGGCCCCGGCGAGCGCTACGCCTACAACGTCGCGGGCGCCGGCTTCGACGCCGTCGTCGCCGTGGTCGACTCGGCCGCCGACACACCCCGACTGCACGCCCCCGACGGCCTGTTGGCCCAGCTCTCCGCGCACACCGGGCACGTACTGCTCGCCGTGGTGCCGTCCTACGTACCGCCCGCACCATCGCCCGAAAGGCCCACCATGCTCCCCGAGCCCCTCCGTGGCCCCGCCTTCTCCTCGTATGCGCCGGACGAGGTCGGCTGGCTGCTCCAGGACCTCTCGGACGCGACGCTGGAGGCGCCCACCGAGGAGCGCGAGGAGGCGATCCAGAGCGGCGGCGCCCACTACGCGGAGTCGCTGCCTGTCGAGTACCAGCCGAGCGAGCAGTACCAGGCGCTGTTCCACGCGGCGCTGGAGGTGTCCGCCGCACGCATGGCCCGCGCCGTCGGCGCCGTCACCGAACTGGTGCTCGCCGAGCGCTCCCCCCGACCGGTCCTGGTCTCGCTGGCCCGTGCGGGCACCCCCGTCGGCGTCCTCATGCGCCGCTGGGCGCAGCACCGCCACGACCTCGACCTCCCGCACTACGCCGTCTCCATCGTCCGCGGCCGCGGCATCGACGCCAACGCGCTGCGCTGGCTGGCCGCCCACCACGATCCCGCCGACGTCGTGTTCGTCGACGGCTGGACCGGCAAGGGCGCCATCACCCGCGAACTGACCGAGGCGATACGGGAGTTCGAGGACTCCGACGGCATCACGGGCTTCGACCCGGAGATAGCCGTCCTCGCCGACCCCGGCTCGTGCGTGCGCACGTACGGCACCCGCGAGGACTTCCTCATCCCCTCCGCCTGCCTCAACTCGACGGTCTCCGGGCTGATTTCGCGTACGGTCCTGCGTGCCGACCTGGTGGGCCCGAACGACTTCCACGGCGCCAAGTTCTACCGCGAGCTGGCCGGCTCCGATGTCTCCGTCGACTTCCTGGACGCCGTCACCGCCCACTTCGCCGACGTCACCGACGCGGTCGACGCCGAGGTGAAGGAACTCCTCTCCGCCGACCGGGCGCCGACGTGGGAGGGCTGGGCGGCAGTTGAGCGGATCAGCGAGGAGTACGGGATCCATGACGTGAACCTCGTCAAGCCGGGCGTCGGCGAGACGACGCGCGTGCTGCTGCGTCGCGTCCCCTGGAAGATCCTCGCGAAGGCCGGGGCGGGCGCCGACCTCGACCACGTGCGCCTGCTCGCCGAGCAGCGCGGAGTACCGGTGGAGGAAGTCGCCGAACTCCCGTACACCTGCGTGGGGTTGATCCACCCTCAGTACACGCGGGGCGCGACGGGCGCCGACGGCAAGGCGGTGACGGTCTGA
- a CDS encoding superoxide dismutase family protein, with protein MVAGILVGALASAVLATGGVAGTAAGPGAPAAPDGFWMRTDARFAPPTAFIPSAAVTYDMELVPAAAGIEVRQHSDERGATDVRLRVTGLRPGHAYGVHVHQKPCGADPAAAGGHYQRRKDPVQPSKDPAYANADNEVWLDFTADGEGAGEAMAHHDWDFRPGEAASVVLHDEPGMKGARVACFTVPFGWTAGTA; from the coding sequence ATGGTGGCAGGAATACTCGTCGGCGCCCTGGCGTCGGCCGTGCTGGCAACAGGCGGTGTCGCGGGCACCGCGGCGGGCCCCGGCGCCCCGGCCGCGCCCGACGGCTTCTGGATGCGGACGGACGCGCGTTTCGCGCCGCCGACCGCGTTCATCCCGTCGGCCGCGGTGACGTACGACATGGAGCTCGTCCCGGCGGCCGCCGGGATCGAGGTGCGCCAGCACAGCGACGAGCGCGGTGCCACGGACGTACGGCTGCGGGTGACGGGCCTGCGGCCGGGGCACGCGTACGGCGTGCATGTGCACCAGAAGCCGTGCGGCGCCGATCCGGCCGCCGCGGGCGGGCACTACCAGCGCCGCAAGGACCCGGTGCAGCCGTCCAAGGACCCGGCCTACGCCAACGCCGACAACGAGGTGTGGCTCGACTTCACCGCCGACGGCGAGGGCGCGGGCGAGGCGATGGCCCACCACGACTGGGACTTCCGGCCGGGCGAGGCCGCCTCCGTGGTGCTGCACGACGAGCCGGGCATGAAGGGGGCCCGCGTGGCGTGCTTCACGGTGCCGTTCGGCTGGACCGCCGGAACGGCCTGA
- a CDS encoding LysR family transcriptional regulator produces MTLDDLRVFVSVCRAGSLSAVARELGCTQSAVSQHVRRLEREVGVGLIERQARGVVPTRAGRLLERAAAEGISGLDLALRRLDEMARGGGGAVRIATGGATVRHFMADAVVDFRRTHPQVSLEFQTESSSRSCVDALGDHGLDLAWVTLGAPVRGVEQRGVVELPWVLAVRADDALAGRECVAGEELAGMRLIGLPENSSSRGHLDAAYRELGIPAVASDTSVADWDTAVLLAGLGVGHAVVPAMPGWRAGGCAGVRFLPIPVLPPLVAGWAVRRWGALSPAARAFADTVTHHLAPCGG; encoded by the coding sequence GTGACCCTTGATGATCTGCGTGTTTTCGTTTCCGTCTGCCGGGCCGGGAGTCTCAGCGCCGTGGCCCGTGAGCTGGGGTGCACCCAGTCGGCGGTGAGTCAGCACGTACGGCGGCTGGAGCGCGAGGTCGGGGTCGGGCTGATCGAGCGGCAGGCGCGCGGGGTGGTGCCGACGCGGGCCGGGCGGCTGCTCGAACGGGCCGCCGCGGAGGGGATCTCCGGGCTCGACCTCGCCCTGCGGCGGCTCGACGAGATGGCGCGCGGGGGTGGCGGGGCGGTACGGATCGCCACCGGCGGGGCGACGGTGCGGCACTTCATGGCCGACGCCGTCGTCGACTTCCGGCGCACGCATCCGCAGGTGAGCCTGGAGTTCCAGACCGAGAGCTCCAGCCGGAGCTGTGTCGACGCGCTCGGGGACCATGGGCTGGACCTGGCGTGGGTCACGCTCGGGGCGCCCGTACGAGGGGTCGAGCAGCGGGGGGTCGTCGAGCTGCCGTGGGTGCTTGCCGTACGGGCCGACGACGCGCTCGCGGGGCGGGAGTGCGTCGCGGGGGAGGAGCTGGCCGGGATGCGGCTCATCGGGCTGCCGGAGAACTCCAGCTCGCGGGGGCATCTCGACGCGGCGTACCGGGAGTTGGGGATACCCGCGGTCGCGTCCGACACGAGTGTCGCCGACTGGGACACGGCGGTGCTGCTCGCGGGGCTCGGGGTCGGGCATGCCGTGGTGCCTGCGATGCCGGGGTGGCGTGCGGGTGGGTGCGCGGGGGTGCGGTTTCTTCCCATACCTGTGCTGCCGCCGCTGGTTGCGGGGTGGGCGGTACGGCGGTGGGGCGCGTTGTCCCCCGCGGCGCGGGCCTTCGCGGACACGGTCACCCACCACCTGGCGCCGTGCGGCGGCTGA
- a CDS encoding DUF4383 domain-containing protein — MATHAPHVLHRGNRRRIRFDEHLPVDHRLNRFYRIGAGLMGLVLLAFGVLGLVDKVGFFDTAGDTVAGLNTNGALSVLSICVGLLLFVGMVIGGNVASTLNMVVGVAFILSGFVNLALLDTDANFLAFHIQNVLFSFVVGVLLMFFGMYGRVGSALPHDNPYWRARHPEQPDRERQQRTRVHALMLQREKERKARELNGPAR, encoded by the coding sequence ATGGCCACACACGCCCCACACGTACTGCACCGGGGGAACAGGCGGCGGATCAGGTTCGACGAGCACCTTCCCGTCGATCATCGCCTCAACCGGTTCTACCGGATCGGCGCGGGCCTGATGGGTCTGGTGCTCCTCGCCTTCGGCGTCCTCGGTCTGGTCGACAAGGTCGGCTTCTTCGACACCGCCGGGGACACGGTCGCGGGCCTGAACACCAACGGCGCGCTGAGCGTGCTGTCGATCTGCGTGGGGCTGCTGCTGTTCGTCGGCATGGTGATCGGCGGCAACGTCGCCTCGACCCTCAACATGGTCGTCGGCGTCGCCTTCATCCTCAGCGGCTTCGTCAACCTGGCGTTGCTGGACACCGACGCCAACTTCCTGGCGTTCCACATCCAGAACGTGCTGTTCAGCTTTGTGGTGGGCGTGCTGCTGATGTTCTTCGGGATGTACGGGCGGGTCGGCTCGGCCCTGCCGCACGACAACCCGTACTGGCGGGCCCGCCACCCCGAGCAGCCGGATCGCGAGCGGCAGCAGCGCACCAGGGTCCATGCCCTGATGCTCCAGCGGGAGAAGGAGCGGAAGGCACGGGAGCTGAACGGGCCCGCCCGGTAA